The following coding sequences lie in one Pseudomonas sp. SL4(2022) genomic window:
- the nudE gene encoding ADP compounds hydrolase NudE, which produces MRQKPTVLAREIVASSRLFRVEELQLRFSNGVERTYERLVGKGSGYGAVMVVAMVDAEHALLVEEYCGGTDDYQLSLPKGLIEPGEDVLDAANRELKEEAGFGAHKLELLAELSLSPGYMSQKIQVVLASDLYEERLPGDEPEPMRVDQTSLRELSSLIQHPQFTEGRALAALYLARDVLTQRGIFKP; this is translated from the coding sequence ATGCGTCAGAAACCCACCGTACTCGCTCGCGAAATTGTCGCCAGCAGCCGCTTGTTCCGCGTTGAGGAGCTGCAACTGCGCTTCAGCAACGGCGTGGAGCGCACCTACGAGCGGCTGGTGGGCAAGGGTTCCGGCTATGGTGCGGTGATGGTGGTGGCGATGGTCGATGCCGAGCACGCGCTGCTGGTCGAGGAATACTGCGGCGGCACCGATGACTATCAGTTGTCCCTGCCCAAAGGGCTGATCGAACCGGGCGAGGACGTGCTGGACGCGGCCAACCGCGAGCTGAAAGAAGAAGCCGGCTTTGGCGCGCATAAGCTTGAGCTGCTGGCCGAGCTGAGCCTGTCGCCGGGTTATATGAGCCAGAAGATTCAGGTGGTGCTGGCCTCGGACCTCTATGAAGAACGCCTGCCGGGCGATGAGCCCGAGCCGATGCGCGTCGACCAGACCAGCCTGCGCGAGCTGTCGAGCTTGATCCAGCATCCTCAATTTACCGAAGGTCGCGCCCTGGCGGCGTTGTACCTGGCCCGCGATGTACTGACTCAGCGTGGGATCTTTAAACCATGA
- the cysQ gene encoding 3'(2'),5'-bisphosphate nucleotidase CysQ: protein MPHPLIPAVIELVRQAGAATLPHWRADVTVNEKADASPVTAADMAAHHILNDGLLALAADIPVLSEEAADIALSTRTQWSRWWLVDPLDGTKEFIAGSEEFTVNVALIEQGRVVFGVVGIPATGQCYYGGAGLGAWRADAAGTAEPIRVRLAPQEAFTLVASRRHSSPAQEALLTGLSERFGDLQLANVGSSLKFCQLAEGNADCYPRLAPTSQWDTAAAQGVLEGAGGEVLTLKGEALTYEARESLLNPYFLALPAAAAWRAELIQLARALD from the coding sequence ATGCCCCATCCGCTGATCCCTGCTGTGATTGAACTGGTGCGTCAGGCTGGCGCGGCAACATTGCCGCATTGGCGCGCCGATGTGACGGTGAATGAAAAAGCCGATGCGTCGCCGGTCACGGCTGCCGACATGGCCGCGCACCATATTCTGAATGACGGCCTGCTGGCCTTGGCGGCTGACATTCCGGTGCTGTCCGAAGAAGCGGCCGATATTGCCCTGAGCACCCGTACGCAGTGGTCGCGCTGGTGGCTGGTTGACCCGCTGGATGGCACCAAGGAATTTATCGCTGGCTCCGAGGAGTTCACCGTCAACGTCGCGTTGATCGAACAGGGTCGCGTGGTGTTTGGCGTGGTCGGCATTCCGGCCACCGGCCAGTGCTATTACGGCGGTGCCGGTCTTGGGGCTTGGCGCGCGGATGCGGCAGGTACGGCTGAGCCGATTCGTGTGCGTCTGGCCCCGCAGGAGGCCTTTACTCTGGTGGCCAGCCGCCGCCATTCCAGCCCGGCGCAGGAAGCGTTGTTGACCGGGTTGAGCGAGCGCTTTGGTGATCTGCAACTGGCCAATGTCGGCAGCTCGCTGAAGTTCTGCCAGCTGGCTGAAGGCAACGCCGATTGCTACCCGCGCCTGGCGCCGACCTCGCAGTGGGACACCGCGGCGGCGCAAGGCGTGCTGGAAGGGGCGGGCGGCGAGGTGCTGACTCTTAAGGGCGAGGCGCTGACCTATGAGGCGCGCGAGTCGTTGCTCAATCCGTATTTTCTGGCGCTGCCAGCGGCCGCTGCCTGGCGCGCCGAGCTGATCCAGCTGGCCCGCGCGTTGGATTAA
- the yrfG gene encoding GMP/IMP nucleotidase gives MPALPWNAIDTVLLDMDGTLLDLHFDNHFWLQHLPQRYAEHHGVSRALAEAELLPLFREHAGTLNWYCTDFWSRELNLSIRDLKREVAHLIALRPDADTFIQALRQAGKQVVMITNAHRDSLSLKLERIELAPYFDRLISSHDYGFPKEDQQFWHALQQDISFTPARSLFIDDSLPILRSAGRFGVGHLLAVRQPDSQAGPKDTEEFAAVEDYRALVQGL, from the coding sequence ATGCCTGCCTTGCCCTGGAACGCCATCGACACCGTCCTGCTGGATATGGACGGCACCTTGCTAGACCTGCACTTCGACAACCACTTCTGGTTGCAGCACCTGCCGCAGCGCTATGCCGAGCACCACGGTGTCAGCCGCGCGCTGGCCGAAGCCGAACTGCTGCCGCTGTTTCGCGAGCACGCCGGCACGCTCAACTGGTACTGCACGGATTTCTGGAGCCGTGAGCTGAACCTGTCGATCCGCGACCTAAAGCGCGAAGTCGCGCACCTGATCGCCCTGCGCCCCGACGCCGACACCTTTATTCAGGCCCTGCGCCAGGCCGGCAAGCAGGTGGTCATGATTACCAACGCGCACCGCGACTCGCTGTCGCTGAAGCTGGAACGCATCGAACTGGCGCCCTACTTCGACCGGCTGATCAGCTCCCACGACTATGGCTTCCCCAAGGAAGACCAGCAGTTCTGGCACGCCCTGCAGCAGGACATCAGCTTCACACCGGCGCGCAGTTTGTTTATCGATGACAGCCTGCCAATCCTGCGCAGCGCCGGGCGCTTTGGCGTCGGCCACCTGCTCGCCGTGCGCCAGCCCGATAGCCAGGCGGGGCCGAAGGACACCGAGGAATTTGCAGCCGTCGAAGACTACCGCGCACTGGTGCAGGGGCTTTAA